Proteins from a genomic interval of Marinobacter gudaonensis:
- the prfC gene encoding peptide chain release factor 3 — MSTLSKEVAKRRTFAIISHPDAGKTTITEKVLLFGQAIQKAGTVKGKKSGQHAKSDWMEMEKERGISVTTSVMQFPYGGRLVNLLDTPGHEDFSEDTYRTLTAVDSCLMVIDSAKGVEERTIKLMEVTRLRDTPILTFMNKLDRDTRDPVELMDEVEDVLKIACAPITWPIGMGKSFKGVYHLLRDEVILYQSGQGHTIQEKRVIPGLDNPELDQAIGAYATDLRDEIELVKGASHEFDQQAFLAGELTPVFFGTALGNFGVDHMLDGLVDWAPAPQPRETDQRLVEPAEDGFSGFVFKIQANMDPQHRDRVAFLRIVSGKYSQGMKARHVRIGKEVRFSDALTFMAGDREHADEAFAGDIIGLHNHGTIQLGDTFTAGEDMKFTGIPNFAPELFRRIRLKDPLKAKQLQKGLIQLSEEGAVQVFRPLRNNDLIVGAVGVLQFDVVVSRLKSEYKVEAIYEPINVATARWVTCKDERKLDEFQRKNNDNLALDGSDRLAYIAPTMVNLNLAQERYPDIQFHKTREH, encoded by the coding sequence ATGTCTACCCTTTCCAAGGAAGTGGCCAAGCGCCGTACCTTCGCCATCATATCGCACCCGGACGCCGGTAAAACCACCATCACGGAGAAGGTCCTTCTGTTCGGGCAGGCTATCCAGAAGGCGGGCACCGTCAAGGGCAAGAAATCGGGCCAGCATGCCAAGTCCGACTGGATGGAGATGGAAAAAGAGCGGGGCATTTCTGTCACCACCTCGGTGATGCAGTTTCCCTACGGTGGGCGGCTGGTGAACTTGCTGGATACGCCGGGCCACGAGGATTTCTCGGAAGACACCTACCGGACGCTGACCGCCGTGGACTCCTGCCTCATGGTTATCGATAGCGCCAAGGGCGTTGAGGAACGAACCATCAAGCTGATGGAGGTCACGCGACTGCGGGATACTCCTATCCTGACGTTCATGAACAAACTCGACCGTGACACGCGAGACCCCGTGGAACTCATGGACGAAGTTGAGGACGTGCTCAAGATTGCCTGTGCGCCGATCACCTGGCCCATCGGCATGGGTAAGAGTTTCAAGGGCGTATACCACCTGTTGCGGGACGAAGTGATTCTGTACCAGTCGGGCCAGGGGCACACCATTCAGGAGAAGCGGGTGATTCCCGGGCTTGATAATCCCGAGTTGGATCAGGCCATTGGTGCCTACGCCACAGACCTGAGAGACGAGATCGAACTGGTCAAGGGAGCATCCCACGAATTCGACCAGCAGGCTTTTCTTGCCGGCGAACTGACCCCGGTATTCTTCGGTACCGCCCTGGGTAACTTTGGTGTGGATCACATGCTGGATGGTCTTGTGGATTGGGCGCCGGCGCCGCAGCCCAGGGAGACCGACCAGAGACTGGTGGAGCCAGCGGAAGACGGCTTCTCGGGCTTTGTCTTCAAAATACAGGCCAATATGGATCCTCAGCACCGGGATCGGGTGGCCTTCCTGCGGATTGTGTCCGGCAAATACAGCCAGGGCATGAAGGCCCGCCATGTGCGCATCGGCAAGGAGGTTCGGTTCTCCGATGCCCTGACCTTTATGGCCGGGGACCGTGAGCATGCAGACGAAGCCTTCGCTGGCGATATCATCGGTCTGCACAATCACGGCACCATCCAGCTGGGCGACACCTTCACTGCGGGCGAGGACATGAAGTTCACGGGTATACCGAACTTCGCTCCGGAACTGTTCCGCCGGATTCGCCTGAAGGATCCGCTCAAGGCCAAGCAGTTGCAAAAGGGGTTGATCCAGCTGTCCGAGGAAGGGGCCGTGCAGGTGTTCCGGCCGCTTCGCAACAATGACCTGATTGTAGGTGCCGTCGGGGTGCTGCAGTTTGATGTTGTGGTCAGTCGCCTGAAAAGCGAGTACAAGGTGGAAGCCATCTACGAGCCGATCAACGTGGCGACGGCGCGCTGGGTGACCTGCAAGGACGAGCGCAAGCTCGACGAATTCCAGCGCAAGAACAACGACAACCTGGCGCTGGATGGCAGCGACAGGCTCGCCTACATTGCGCCAACCATGGTAAACCTGAACCTGGCCCAGGAGCGTTACCCGGACATTCAGTTCCACAAAACCCGGGAACATTGA
- the rimI gene encoding ribosomal protein S18-alanine N-acetyltransferase, whose protein sequence is MARPGVYQQVLLSDLQLRPLAEEDLPSVLDIERQGYSHPWSEAVFLDCFKDSYRLWAASHGDRLAGYAVVAYMAGEAHLLNLCVHPLARGQGVGRYLLKHLLATAAHEGMSQLLLEVRISNRPAIDLYRREGFHEIGQRPGYYPAPDGREDALVMVRTLSR, encoded by the coding sequence ATGGCCCGTCCTGGTGTCTATCAACAGGTCCTGCTGTCCGATTTGCAACTGAGGCCTCTGGCAGAGGAAGACCTGCCTTCGGTTCTGGATATTGAGCGTCAGGGCTATTCCCACCCATGGAGCGAGGCCGTTTTCCTGGATTGTTTCAAGGACAGTTACCGCCTCTGGGCTGCCAGCCATGGTGATCGTCTTGCGGGCTATGCCGTGGTTGCCTACATGGCCGGAGAGGCACACCTGCTCAATCTCTGTGTCCACCCGCTGGCCCGGGGGCAGGGCGTCGGGCGGTACCTCCTCAAACATCTGCTTGCCACCGCGGCCCACGAGGGCATGTCGCAGTTGCTGCTGGAAGTCCGGATAAGCAACAGGCCCGCCATTGATCTGTATCGTCGGGAGGGCTTTCACGAGATCGGGCAGCGCCCCGGATATTATCCGGCACCCGACGGCCGCGAGGATGCCCTGGTGATGGTTCGTACGCTGTCGCGCTAG